The Malus domestica chromosome 08, GDT2T_hap1 genomic interval tctatgatttagagttaaaaaaaaaacaaattccgCATTtaattcatttgtttttttaggTTAACCGAACAAGGAATttcacaaattctaaaaaataaaatcccggcatttcaatttccatcattttaaaattctttaggaatcttaaatttcttcatccaaacataatgtaattgaattttttataaattactTCAAAATCTTGAATAAATACATCCAGATTTCTATGAAGTTCTATAAAGTTTTAAAATCTTAATGAAATAGTTAATACTCATAAATTCTACTTTGATTGATttaaaatagggaactttaacggaAAACtctcagtactgttcactttaacgaaaaaccacatttttacattcaatcctgatactattcactttaccatttattttgtcattatcgttaaaactcaaattttcaagtatttttcattagttttcttttaaaatattaatgaaTGACGCAGAATTTGTAAACTCTTTTAAAATCCTATAAACCGCCTGCAACCAAGAAAAAGCAGGTGCTGCAAAAAATCTGGTAGGTAGGTGTTattgaaggagaaagaagagatgagtAATCAAGACGTGCAGATGAAAGACGACGAATCCCAATCCCAATCCAAACCCTCTTTCCATTCCGATTCGGCTTCCACTCTGCAGCGTAAGCTTCAAAATCTCTGTCTCAGTTTTCTTCCAACTTCTAGGGTTTTCGTTTCCTCATGAGTTACATATCTAATTCTGAAATTTGGGGCTTTTCCTAACACCCTAGATTTGAAGGAGGCGGCGTCGTTTATTGAGGCCGCTTCCTCCACCAAAGAGGTCCGCAGAATATCTCGCGCCGTCCGCCTCACGGTTGCGCTCCGCCGCAAGCTCACAGCCGCCGTGCTCTCTGCATTTCTCGATTTCGCTCTTCTTCCTGGTTCTGAAGCACACGCGCATTTGTCTGCCTACCTTAAGGTGTTTGAATAATCGAACAATGTTTATTTACTGTtacattaatttttcttgttcGAATTTTTGCAAATTATTGTGTTTGAATTTGTACTGTGTAGAATGATAAGCATGACATGGAAGTTGACAATGATGCTGCAGCTTCTCCTGTTCAAGTTCCGGCAAAGCACGCGTTGCCCGAGCTCGATATCTACTGTTACTTGCTTGTGATACTTTTTCTGATTGATCAGAAAAGATACGATGAGGTTGAATCGATCACTCTgctcttcttttttgtttgatttctccATTGTCTGTGTTGAGTTGAcccaaatttgaaaactttcGTTTCTTTTTCTTGCGCCATTCTTTTAGGCGAAAGCTTGTTCCTCAGCTAGTATTGCGCGAATTAAGAGTTTCAATAGAAGAACCGTCGATGTTCTAGCATCCAGATTGTACTTTTATTACTCGTTTTGCTATGAGCTGACTGGAAATCTTGCTGAAATTCGGGGGTAAGCTGTTGATCAACCCAATATGTCTCTTTTGTTTGCAacttttaagtttaaccccTCACTACATATGTTCTTATGCATGCTTGTACACATTTAACACATGAAAGGAACCCTGAGGACACTGGTTGCTCTGTCGGATTGTAGTATCTGCTCTAATTTCATTGCATCTGTTTTTTAGCAACCTCCTTGCGCTGCATCGCATTGCCACATTGCGTCATGATGAGTTGGGTCAGGTGAGTGTCCAAGGGGATTACAGTTTGTTTTGTATTTGGGATGTTAGAACTTAAAACTATATGGTTATGTTATGCAGGAAACACTTCTCAACCTGTTACTTCGAAACTATCTCCATTATAACCTATATGACCAGGCAGAGAAGCTAAGGTCTAAGGCACCACGATTTGAAGCACATTCAAACCAACAGGTACAGCAATCTCTTTCCAGATTATATAACTAGAATCCAGTTTTATAAATCTAGAGTCTCGGGAGTTATCCATTTTTTCCCTGTTGGAGCTTTGCATTCCTTAAGAACTTGCAACTGCATTTTGAGCTttgttccccccccccccccccccctcctctGAAACTTTGTTTACATTtctcatggtttttttttttcttaaaaaccttTTCAAGACTCAATATTCGAGTCATACACTTCACCAGCTTCCTGGTGATATGTGCCTAATGGTGTCCATCAATGCTTGTCAACGTTCTGTTACCGTAAGTCGACATTGTGTTTGAAGTGTCTAAATTGCGAATATCTGAGACAATTGTTTTATATGCAGTTTTGCCGTTATCTCTTCTACCTTGGAAAGATTCGGACAATACAATTGGAGTATACAGATGCAAAAGAGTCTCTCTTGCAGGCTGCTCGTAAAGCCCCTCTTGCAGCCCAAGGTTTCCGAATTCAATGTAACAAATGGGCTGTCTTGGTTCGCCTGCTGCTTGGGGAAATACCAGAGAGGATCATCTTCATGCAGAAAGGAATGGAAAAAGCTTTGAGGCCATACTTTGAACTTACAAATGTAAGTCTACATTCTCATGACTGTTAATCGTCTTGCCTAAATGGTGTCTGACTACTTGCTTAAATATCAACTGATTAATGTTATCATCCATTCTTTTTCAAATTGTTGGCATTGTCAGGCTGTTCGAATTGGTGATTTAGAACTATTCAGAAATGTTGCAGCAAAGTTTTCTGGCACTTTCAGTAAGGACCAAACCCACAATTTAATTGTTCGGCTGCGACATAATGTCATCAGGACAGGATTGCGAAATATCAGCATCTCTTATTCGCGCATCTCACTTGCTGATGTTGCCGAGAAGTTAAGATTGGTTTCAGGAAACCCAATCGCGGATGCTGAAAGCATCGTGGCTAAGGCTATCCGTGACGGCGCCATTGAGGCCTCGTTAGATCATGCAAATGGGTGGATGGTGTCCAAGGAAACTGGAGACATTTACTCTACTAATGAGCCTCAGGCTGCTTTCAACTCCAGGATTGCCTTTTGTCTCAACATGCACAACGAAGCAGTTCGGGCCCTGCGGTTTCCTCCAAATCcacacaaggagaaagagagtgctgagaggagagagaggcaaCAACAGGAGCAAGAGCTTGCCAACCATATTGCAgaggacgacgacgacgacgatttTTAATGCCAAGTGTTCCTTAAGTGTTTCTTGATTCTAGACAGATGGTTCCTCCTTTTCATTTAGACACCCGGTATTAACCTCGAATTGTAACTGTTATCAGTTGTTATGTTAAATACTTAATCCTACGTTTTTAAATCTCAAATCTGCCCTATGATGCATGCTAGCCCCAAATTCCAAATCACGAATTGCGAAATACACCAAAGAGCGTGTTTCGCGTTTATCACATTACAACTAGCACTAGTTGTGTGTTTTTTGCAAGAAAcactttttaagtgttttttcatgATGCATTTGTATTTGAAGTAAGGATGATTTTAATAACATTTTCAATAAAAACGTTTTTagccattttaaaagcacttccaaatgagTTCTTAGATGTTAAATATTGGTCATTGTAACTTTGACTAAGAATATAACAACTAAAAAGCCTTCTCTCCTCCCCTCCCTCTCCTCTGGCCGTTTCTTTCCAAATACAAAACTGCATTTTCCCTTACCTTTTCACCTTGTCTCCCTTCCTCATAATCCATCCCCAACCCGTCTTATGTTTTGATATGCGCACTCTAGGCCATATATGATTTCCAGATTTATTTCCCTCCCTTATTTTCCCTACCCCAATCGGAATGCCGAATTTCCCTCAAGACCAAGTGTTTTGCGGTGGCCAAAGTAAGGGTATTTTGCATACCCTTTTAGCCTCACCTTTTATCTATGTGTTAATGTGTTTGTATGTATTTGCAGGGATTAGTAGATGAGATTTGGATCTGGTCACTATCTCTTGGTTCTGCATCTTTGGTGAAAAATTCTGGATGTGATGTGCTTTTGGTACTTTTGTGCTACGATGTCTTGGTCGATTTCACCACTCAGTCATTTTCTCTAGTATGTGTCAAGTAGCTATTGACAAGACTTTCATGACGACGACGGCGATAGATGCAACTTTTTGCACGGTCATAGATTAGGGATTTGAGTTTTAgtttttacttatttaattgGAATGGgcttttatgtatttttatccCCCCAATGTATCAGTATTATTTTGCCTTCTTATGTGTTGACCTGTAACCTTCCTTCGGATGAATGAAATTTACTTTCCAGACAAAACGGAAAAAACACAGAAGCGTACAGTGTGAATACAGAACCACAGTTTCCTTAATGGCATGTACTATCATGTGCAAGATTTGAGCAGTTGACTTTGAATCATTTAAGCACCAACTGAACTGACCAACTTGAACAACTCCTAACCATTATCTCACTCAAACGACCTTTTGATTTAGGTATACAATGTTGTTTGCTTTACGTCAAAACTCCTGAGATTGCGCCAGGAAACTTTAtggttttttcattttttttctgggtttttatttGTCGAACAAGCAAATGGGTCTCAGAAATTAATTTGGTTTTGGGGACTTCATGTGATATTGTCAAAGTATTTCTTATATTGTATTGTATGGGAGCCCTCTAGATCTCAGTAGCGGTGCTTAATAAACTATATTACAAGTCGatggactctctctctctcaaaaatgCTCGACGGTGCTGCATCACGATTCACGTGGCAACTGTCATGAAAATACTTGTACGATCAATACCAAAACTCCAtttccaaaatttcaaattcatttgtttttttctttaaacaAAGCAAAGAGGTTATATCTGCATGACAAATTCaggaatttttattttctcgatagattaaatataaaaaaagaactttataagTTATTTTTTACAACACAATTGTCTTATTGGTTGGTGAGCAAATCTTAACTTTTTTACAACACAATTGTCTTATTGGTTGGTGAGCAAATCTTAACGATGATCGCACataaaagattgaagaaagaaattgtgataaaataatttaagtgtAGCGAGTGGATTTTCATCAAATGAAGGATATAGTTGATGGTTTCGTGTAAAAAGGTGATATACAATctattatattaaaatatttttcttaggaATATACAACTCAGGAAAATGTAGTGTGTAATGTGAAAACGGGGTCATGTGTAATGCAAGAAAGAAGAACGATGCCATATCATATAAGGTCAAGCCTCAAGGAAGTAGCATGTAAAGTTGTGTGCTACGATACGACCCTGAAATATATAAGT includes:
- the LOC103410450 gene encoding probable 26S proteasome non-ATPase regulatory subunit 3; protein product: MSNQDVQMKDDESQSQSKPSFHSDSASTLQHLKEAASFIEAASSTKEVRRISRAVRLTVALRRKLTAAVLSAFLDFALLPGSEAHAHLSAYLKNDKHDMEVDNDAAASPVQVPAKHALPELDIYCYLLVILFLIDQKRYDEAKACSSASIARIKSFNRRTVDVLASRLYFYYSFCYELTGNLAEIRGNLLALHRIATLRHDELGQETLLNLLLRNYLHYNLYDQAEKLRSKAPRFEAHSNQQFCRYLFYLGKIRTIQLEYTDAKESLLQAARKAPLAAQGFRIQCNKWAVLVRLLLGEIPERIIFMQKGMEKALRPYFELTNAVRIGDLELFRNVAAKFSGTFSKDQTHNLIVRLRHNVIRTGLRNISISYSRISLADVAEKLRLVSGNPIADAESIVAKAIRDGAIEASLDHANGWMVSKETGDIYSTNEPQAAFNSRIAFCLNMHNEAVRALRFPPNPHKEKESAERRERQQQEQELANHIAEDDDDDDF